One genomic window of Maribacter aquivivus includes the following:
- a CDS encoding phytoene desaturase family protein encodes MNKSCIVIGSGFSSLSAACYLAKAGWDVSIYEKNDTVGGRASQFIKDGFTFDMGPSWYWMPDIFDKFFADFNKQTSDYYQLDKLSPAYKIFFSDDIITIGDSMDKICEEFERIEPGSSKALKKFISKAQENYDIAINKVVLRPGLSPLELVTKETILKVDQFFKTISSQVRKSFKNPKLISTLEFPVLFLGAKPSNTPSFYNFMNFADFGLGTWHPKGGMYEVIKAMESLAKELGVKVHTNSAIEKIQVTNGKATGVTCNGKTSTADVVLSGADYHHSESLLDKKYQQYSQNYWDKKVFAPSSLLFYIGLDTKLNNVEHHNLFFDTDFELHAKEIYDNPKWPTNPLFYANFPSITDASMAPDGCETAFFLVPIATALKDTEALRSQYFDLIMNRFEKRTGQDIRKNIIFKETFCVNDFVERYNSYKGNAYGMANTLTQTAFLRPNLRSKKVVDLYFTGQLTVPGPGVPPALISGKLVSELIIKDN; translated from the coding sequence ATGAATAAAAGCTGCATAGTAATTGGTTCTGGTTTTTCATCACTATCAGCGGCATGTTACTTGGCAAAAGCTGGTTGGGATGTTTCTATATATGAGAAAAATGACACTGTAGGTGGTAGAGCTTCTCAATTCATAAAAGATGGCTTTACGTTCGATATGGGTCCGAGCTGGTATTGGATGCCAGACATATTTGATAAGTTTTTTGCCGATTTCAATAAACAAACATCAGACTATTACCAACTAGATAAGCTGAGTCCTGCTTATAAAATTTTCTTTAGTGACGATATTATTACCATCGGTGATAGTATGGATAAAATTTGTGAGGAGTTTGAAAGAATAGAACCTGGCAGCTCTAAAGCATTAAAAAAGTTTATTAGTAAAGCACAAGAAAATTATGATATTGCCATCAACAAAGTAGTTCTAAGACCAGGACTTTCTCCTTTAGAGTTGGTAACCAAAGAAACCATTTTAAAAGTTGACCAATTTTTTAAAACTATTAGTTCGCAAGTACGTAAGTCTTTTAAAAATCCAAAATTGATATCTACTTTAGAATTTCCTGTATTGTTTCTTGGCGCCAAGCCTAGCAATACTCCGTCGTTCTATAATTTTATGAATTTTGCAGATTTTGGCTTAGGTACATGGCATCCAAAAGGTGGTATGTATGAAGTAATAAAAGCTATGGAGAGTCTTGCAAAAGAACTTGGCGTCAAAGTACACACAAATTCGGCCATTGAGAAAATTCAAGTAACCAACGGTAAAGCAACAGGTGTTACGTGCAATGGAAAAACCTCTACTGCAGATGTTGTTTTAAGTGGAGCAGATTACCATCACTCAGAAAGCTTATTAGATAAAAAATACCAGCAATACTCTCAAAACTACTGGGATAAAAAGGTATTTGCACCTTCTTCATTATTATTTTACATAGGGCTTGATACTAAACTGAACAACGTTGAGCATCACAACCTATTTTTTGATACAGATTTTGAGCTACACGCTAAAGAAATTTACGACAATCCAAAATGGCCTACAAACCCGCTATTCTATGCTAATTTTCCATCGATAACAGATGCAAGTATGGCACCCGATGGTTGCGAAACAGCATTTTTTCTAGTACCAATAGCTACTGCTCTTAAAGATACCGAAGCATTGAGAAGTCAATATTTTGATTTAATAATGAATCGTTTTGAAAAAAGAACCGGGCAAGACATTAGAAAAAATATTATATTCAAAGAAACATTCTGTGTAAACGACTTTGTGGAACGATACAATTCATATAAAGGCAATGCATATGGCATGGCCAATACTTTAACACAGACTGCATTTTTGAGACCTAATCTAAGAAGTAAAAAAGTAGTTGATTTATATTTCACAGGACAACTGACTGTACCTGGTCCCGGTGTGCCACCCGCATTAATCTCCGGTAAATTAGTGTCAGAATTAATTATAAAAGATAATTAG
- a CDS encoding MerR family transcriptional regulator, translated as MNNVKKQFSIRDLENLSGIKAHTIRIWEKRYNLLSPERTDTNIRTYSLSSLQKLLNVTLLYNNGHKISKIAKISDKDIPYVVREIVAKHSHKSQAINAFKLAMVNFDQTMFFNTYNALLSENSFREIFKETFVPLLNELGLLWQTDTISPAHEHFMSSLIKQKILLNTEKLQHLEPTKKDKVFVAFLPENEIHDIGLLYINYEIILKGYKCIYLGPTIPMENLEDVLKYFDDIYFVSYFTVFPEKDKINKYLEDFSKLVAEYNNPNFWILGRQTNFIEETTKPKFCRTFTSIDNLVNNL; from the coding sequence ATGAACAATGTAAAAAAGCAATTTAGTATTAGAGACCTTGAAAACCTCTCTGGTATTAAAGCACATACTATCAGAATTTGGGAAAAAAGATACAATCTTTTGTCTCCTGAACGTACAGACACTAACATTAGAACCTATAGTCTTTCAAGCCTACAAAAGTTACTCAATGTTACATTGTTGTACAATAACGGACATAAAATATCTAAAATCGCAAAGATATCTGATAAAGATATTCCGTATGTAGTTCGCGAAATAGTAGCAAAACACAGTCATAAGAGTCAAGCAATCAATGCTTTTAAATTGGCAATGGTCAACTTTGACCAAACTATGTTCTTTAATACATACAATGCGTTATTGAGTGAAAACTCATTCCGAGAAATTTTCAAAGAAACATTTGTACCACTATTGAACGAATTAGGTCTTTTATGGCAAACGGACACCATAAGTCCTGCTCATGAACATTTTATGAGTAGTTTGATCAAACAAAAAATTCTTCTTAATACAGAAAAGCTTCAACATTTAGAGCCTACCAAGAAAGACAAAGTATTTGTTGCATTTTTACCTGAAAATGAAATACATGATATAGGCTTACTTTATATCAACTACGAGATTATTTTAAAAGGTTATAAGTGTATTTATCTTGGTCCAACAATACCTATGGAGAATCTAGAAGATGTATTAAAGTATTTCGATGATATCTATTTCGTATCTTATTTCACTGTTTTTCCTGAAAAAGATAAGATTAATAAGTATTTAGAAGATTTCTCTAAGCTAGTTGCCGAATATAACAACCCTAATTTTTGGATCTTAGGAAGACAAACAAATTTTATTGAAGAGACTACAAAACCTAAATTTTGTAGAACATTTACTTCCATAGATAATCTGGTTAACAATTTATAA
- a CDS encoding AraC family transcriptional regulator yields the protein MKVFPFKIPKPISEHLIVQIDKQPIFYNRLHQHKEIQISYIINGNGKLLVGDSIHHFSAGDIFVIGSNLPHVFKSIAAVEDAHMLTVFFTHNTFGPHFFQLPYFKDLQSFFTNAASGFKVMSNKKQLTQQILALQSLQNLKRFTSFLELLEQLSNAATEPLSKFIYAKTLSSNEGERLQEIFDFVFKNFQQPIVLDDISKMAYMTPNAFCRFFKQRTNKTFFQFLIELRVEHACQLLNSKKELNINMISDLSGFNSISNFNKKFKKIKGLTPTQYLKSLVV from the coding sequence ATGAAGGTCTTTCCGTTTAAAATACCGAAACCAATCAGTGAGCATTTAATCGTTCAAATAGATAAACAACCCATCTTTTACAATCGCTTACATCAACATAAAGAAATTCAAATAAGCTATATCATAAATGGTAACGGTAAATTGTTAGTGGGTGATAGTATACACCATTTTTCTGCCGGAGATATATTTGTTATTGGTAGTAATCTACCTCATGTTTTTAAAAGTATAGCGGCTGTTGAAGATGCCCATATGCTTACCGTTTTCTTTACCCATAACACCTTTGGTCCTCACTTCTTTCAACTACCTTATTTTAAAGATTTACAATCTTTCTTTACAAATGCTGCTTCTGGTTTTAAAGTTATGTCGAATAAAAAGCAACTAACTCAGCAAATCTTAGCGCTACAATCTCTACAAAATCTAAAACGCTTTACATCGTTTTTAGAGCTATTAGAACAATTGAGCAATGCAGCTACAGAGCCATTAAGTAAGTTTATTTATGCTAAAACCTTAAGTTCTAATGAGGGTGAACGTTTGCAGGAAATATTTGATTTTGTTTTTAAAAACTTTCAGCAGCCTATAGTATTAGATGACATTTCTAAAATGGCATACATGACTCCAAATGCCTTTTGTCGTTTTTTTAAACAACGTACGAATAAAACTTTCTTTCAATTTTTAATAGAGCTTCGCGTAGAACATGCGTGCCAATTATTAAATTCTAAAAAAGAATTGAATATTAATATGATATCTGACCTATCTGGTTTCAACTCCATTTCTAATTTTAATAAGAAATTTAAAAAGATAAAAGGTTTAACACCAACTCAGTATCTAAAGTCACTAGTAGTATAG
- a CDS encoding dihydrodipicolinate synthase family protein, with protein sequence MSISWTGVMPAVTTKFTDKDELDLDMFSVNIKAQLDAGASGIILGGTLGEASTLTYDEKKVLMKETVKLVKGQVPVIINIAEQTTKGAIHAAEVAEECGATGLMMLPPMRYKANDHETVTYFKETANSTDLPIMIYNNPIDYGILVTLDMLEELMVCDNIQAVKESTRDISNITRIKTRFGDRLNVLTGVDTLGLESTLMGADGWVAGLVCAFPAETCAVFELARAGRIKEALEIYRWFLPLLELDISPQLVQNIKMAEVATGIGTENVRAPRLPLVGAERQRVAAVIKQGMATRPSLPDYKGIN encoded by the coding sequence ATGAGTATTTCATGGACAGGCGTTATGCCAGCAGTTACAACAAAATTTACCGATAAAGATGAACTTGATTTAGATATGTTCTCGGTCAATATTAAAGCTCAACTAGATGCTGGGGCTAGCGGAATTATACTAGGCGGAACCTTAGGGGAGGCAAGTACACTAACCTACGACGAGAAAAAGGTTTTAATGAAAGAAACTGTTAAGTTGGTTAAAGGACAGGTACCTGTTATAATTAATATTGCCGAACAAACAACTAAAGGGGCTATTCATGCTGCTGAAGTTGCCGAAGAATGTGGTGCAACAGGTTTAATGATGCTACCACCAATGCGCTATAAAGCGAATGATCATGAAACGGTAACCTATTTTAAAGAAACGGCGAATAGTACCGATTTGCCTATTATGATTTATAATAACCCTATTGATTACGGAATTTTGGTAACTCTAGATATGTTAGAGGAACTTATGGTTTGCGATAATATACAGGCGGTAAAAGAATCTACGAGAGATATATCTAATATAACACGTATAAAAACAAGATTTGGAGATAGACTTAATGTTTTAACTGGTGTAGATACCTTAGGCTTAGAAAGTACATTAATGGGTGCTGATGGATGGGTGGCTGGTTTGGTATGTGCTTTCCCGGCAGAAACATGTGCTGTTTTTGAATTGGCAAGAGCTGGCAGAATTAAAGAAGCATTAGAAATATACAGATGGTTTTTACCATTGTTGGAGCTTGATATAAGTCCGCAATTGGTACAAAATATTAAAATGGCAGAAGTTGCTACGGGTATTGGGACCGAGAATGTTCGTGCGCCAAGGTTACCACTAGTAGGTGCAGAACGCCAAAGAGTAGCAGCGGTTATAAAACAAGGTATGGCTACAAGGCCATCATTGCCAGATTATAAAGGAATTAATTAA
- a CDS encoding aldehyde dehydrogenase (NADP(+)) — MISGTNAIGSKSSKQGNKTFKTFNPKENKETEWTFYEASSNEIDEAVALATDAFKVYKDFSGAKKAEFLEAIADEIEALGDELIETYCKESGLPDGRARGERGRTMGQLRAFANLLKEGSWVEAVIEKAQPNREPMPKSDIRKMLFPLGPVVVFGASNFPLAFSTAGGDTASALAAGCPVIVKSHPMHAATGELVSSAIIKAAEKTGMPNGVFSNLNSSGIEVGQQLVKHPKVKAVGFTGSINGGTALYKLANERDEPIPVFAEMGSINPVVLLPSALENDGEAWATKYASSITMGAGQFCTNPGLVLGLKGAKLDSFINTLSEEILKLEPTCMLHPNIYAKYNEGKKELSAQKGITVTADYKKATNPNTAQPSILKVSGADFLANTKLHKEVFGPFSVVVECENALEMESILNHLEGQLTGTVLGSEDDLENNSGVVDALQSRVGRILFNGVPTGVEVNSSMVHGGPFPASTDARFTSVGTSAIKRWVRPVSYQDWPNKLLPLALQNENPLKITRLVEGEYTKN; from the coding sequence ATGATAAGCGGTACAAATGCAATAGGAAGTAAATCTTCTAAGCAAGGAAATAAAACTTTTAAGACTTTTAATCCTAAAGAAAATAAAGAAACAGAATGGACTTTTTACGAAGCATCTTCAAATGAAATTGATGAGGCGGTAGCCTTAGCTACTGATGCTTTTAAAGTTTATAAAGATTTTTCAGGAGCTAAAAAGGCTGAATTTCTAGAAGCGATTGCTGATGAAATTGAAGCTCTTGGAGATGAACTTATTGAGACTTATTGTAAAGAATCAGGTTTGCCAGATGGTAGAGCAAGAGGTGAACGTGGGCGTACCATGGGGCAATTACGTGCTTTTGCCAATTTATTGAAAGAGGGTTCTTGGGTAGAAGCGGTAATTGAAAAAGCCCAGCCTAATAGAGAGCCAATGCCCAAGTCAGATATTCGTAAAATGTTATTTCCGTTAGGTCCTGTAGTGGTATTTGGAGCAAGCAACTTTCCATTGGCATTTTCAACGGCAGGTGGTGATACGGCAAGTGCACTGGCGGCAGGTTGCCCTGTAATCGTTAAAAGTCACCCAATGCATGCAGCTACGGGTGAACTAGTTTCATCAGCAATTATAAAAGCGGCAGAAAAAACAGGAATGCCTAATGGAGTATTTTCAAATTTGAACAGTAGCGGTATAGAAGTTGGGCAGCAGTTGGTGAAACATCCAAAAGTAAAAGCTGTTGGGTTTACAGGTAGTATAAATGGTGGTACTGCGCTTTATAAATTAGCTAATGAGAGAGATGAGCCTATACCTGTATTTGCAGAGATGGGAAGCATTAACCCTGTCGTATTACTTCCTTCTGCATTAGAGAATGACGGTGAGGCATGGGCTACTAAATATGCTTCTTCAATAACTATGGGTGCAGGTCAATTTTGTACCAATCCGGGGTTGGTGTTAGGATTAAAGGGAGCTAAATTAGATAGTTTCATCAATACTTTATCCGAAGAAATTCTAAAGTTAGAACCAACATGCATGTTGCATCCTAATATATATGCAAAATACAACGAAGGCAAAAAAGAGCTATCTGCCCAAAAAGGAATTACCGTTACGGCAGATTATAAAAAAGCTACTAATCCAAATACAGCACAACCTTCTATTTTAAAAGTTAGCGGTGCCGATTTCTTGGCGAATACAAAATTGCACAAAGAAGTTTTTGGTCCTTTTTCTGTGGTAGTTGAATGTGAGAATGCACTTGAAATGGAATCTATTTTAAATCATTTAGAAGGTCAGTTAACAGGTACGGTTTTAGGTTCTGAGGATGACTTAGAGAATAATTCTGGGGTTGTAGATGCGCTGCAGAGTAGAGTAGGGCGTATATTGTTTAATGGTGTACCAACAGGTGTTGAGGTAAACTCATCTATGGTTCACGGTGGTCCTTTTCCCGCTTCTACAGATGCTCGTTTTACTTCTGTTGGTACCTCGGCAATAAAAAGATGGGTGCGTCCGGTTTCTTATCAAGATTGGCCTAATAAATTGTTACCATTGGCTTTGCAAAATGAGAATCCCCTGAAAATCACCCGCCTTGTTGAAGGCGAATACACTAAAAACTGA
- a CDS encoding 4-hydroxyproline epimerase — translation MARSTFVCIDAHTCGNPVRVVKQGGPNLVGATMSEKRQHFLKEYDWIRKGLMFEPRGHDMMSGSIFYAPSDPNNDFGILFIETSGCLPMCGHGTIGAITIGIEERLIIPKTPGKVRMETPAGLVHISYQQTGNKVDWVKLTNVKSYLAASDLTIDSSALGELTFDVSYGGNFYAIIDAQKNFTGIQDYSANQLIQFSQELREKINVKYSEQFIHPEDSTIRNVSHILWTGKTISLHATARNAVFYGDKAIDRSPCGTGTSARMAQWFAKGKLSVGEDFIHESYIGSQFVGRVEEETTLIDRSAIIPSIKGWAKIYGQNTITIDDDDPYAYGFQVI, via the coding sequence ATGGCCAGGAGCACATTTGTTTGTATTGATGCGCATACTTGTGGTAATCCTGTTAGGGTAGTAAAACAAGGTGGTCCTAATTTGGTAGGCGCGACCATGAGTGAAAAACGCCAGCATTTTTTAAAGGAATATGACTGGATCCGTAAAGGACTTATGTTCGAGCCTCGTGGACATGATATGATGAGTGGTAGTATTTTTTATGCTCCGAGCGACCCTAACAATGATTTTGGAATATTGTTTATTGAAACCAGCGGATGCCTACCTATGTGCGGTCATGGTACTATTGGTGCTATTACCATTGGTATTGAAGAAAGATTGATTATACCTAAAACACCTGGAAAAGTTCGTATGGAAACTCCCGCAGGATTAGTACATATATCCTACCAGCAAACGGGTAATAAAGTAGATTGGGTAAAATTGACCAATGTGAAGTCTTACTTAGCTGCTTCAGACTTAACAATTGATTCTTCGGCGTTAGGTGAATTAACCTTTGATGTATCCTACGGAGGAAATTTTTATGCTATAATAGATGCACAAAAGAATTTTACCGGTATACAAGATTATTCCGCAAACCAGCTAATTCAGTTCAGTCAAGAACTACGAGAGAAAATCAATGTGAAATATTCAGAGCAATTTATTCATCCGGAGGATAGTACAATAAGGAATGTAAGTCACATATTATGGACGGGGAAAACAATCTCTTTACATGCTACTGCTAGAAATGCCGTATTTTATGGTGATAAGGCTATTGACCGTTCACCGTGTGGTACAGGTACTTCTGCGCGAATGGCACAATGGTTTGCAAAAGGTAAGTTAAGTGTTGGTGAAGATTTTATTCATGAGAGCTATATAGGTTCTCAGTTTGTAGGTAGGGTAGAAGAGGAAACGACATTAATAGATAGATCTGCTATAATACCAAGTATTAAAGGTTGGGCAAAAATATATGGTCAAAACACTATTACCATAGATGACGATGATCCGTACGCATACGGGTTTCAAGTAATTTAA
- a CDS encoding NAD(P)/FAD-dependent oxidoreductase, whose translation MKNVLIIGGGIVGLSTAYFLNKEGFAVTVIDKGDITSGASFVNAGYITPSHIIPLASPGMISKGIKMMFNSASPFYMKPRLDADFLKWSWYFHKSSTPAKVEKAIPLIKDINLISRELFTDIKNSGDLGDFQLERKGLLMLYKTEASYLHEKQVAERVAFEGLEVSDLNKTELHQLEPNVNIDAEGAIHYECDGHTTPTEIMPKLMAYLKQQGVVIRTNEEVLDIKSSGSSIKEVVTNKGSYKPEEVVLAAGSWSGELAKKLQLKLPLQGGKGYRINIERDTGITIPAILMESKIAATPMNGFTRFAGTMEFSGLNDIIRKERVTAIANGAQAFYPDIKINDTEIKNVKTGLRPVSPDGLPYIGKSSNIINLTIATGHAMMGWSLGPATGKLVSELLTDNKTSMNIAAFSPNRTF comes from the coding sequence ATGAAGAATGTACTTATAATTGGCGGTGGCATTGTAGGTTTAAGCACTGCCTATTTTTTAAATAAGGAAGGTTTTGCCGTTACCGTTATTGATAAAGGTGATATTACCTCTGGTGCGTCTTTTGTAAATGCAGGATATATTACTCCAAGTCATATAATTCCGTTAGCATCACCAGGTATGATTTCTAAGGGAATAAAGATGATGTTCAATTCTGCTAGTCCGTTTTACATGAAACCAAGACTAGATGCTGATTTTTTAAAATGGTCATGGTATTTTCATAAGTCATCAACACCAGCTAAGGTAGAAAAGGCTATTCCTTTAATTAAGGACATTAACCTTATTAGTAGAGAACTATTTACTGATATTAAAAATTCGGGCGATTTAGGCGATTTTCAACTAGAGCGAAAAGGTTTATTGATGTTGTATAAGACCGAAGCTAGTTATTTACACGAAAAACAGGTTGCCGAAAGAGTTGCTTTTGAAGGGCTAGAGGTATCTGATTTAAACAAGACAGAATTACATCAACTAGAACCTAATGTGAATATTGATGCAGAAGGTGCTATACATTACGAGTGCGATGGGCACACGACACCCACAGAAATAATGCCCAAATTAATGGCTTATTTAAAGCAACAAGGTGTTGTTATTAGAACGAATGAAGAAGTTTTAGATATTAAAAGTTCCGGTAGCAGTATTAAAGAGGTAGTTACAAATAAGGGTTCTTATAAACCAGAAGAGGTTGTTTTAGCTGCAGGCTCATGGAGTGGAGAGCTGGCTAAGAAATTACAGTTGAAGTTACCACTACAAGGTGGTAAGGGGTATAGAATAAATATTGAACGTGATACAGGTATTACGATTCCTGCTATATTGATGGAATCTAAAATAGCGGCTACCCCTATGAACGGTTTTACAAGATTCGCAGGTACCATGGAGTTTTCTGGTTTAAACGACATTATAAGAAAAGAAAGAGTGACTGCGATTGCCAATGGTGCCCAAGCATTTTACCCTGATATAAAAATTAACGACACTGAAATAAAGAATGTAAAAACCGGATTGAGACCTGTTTCACCAGATGGGTTGCCTTATATAGGTAAATCTTCTAATATAATAAACTTGACTATTGCTACTGGTCATGCAATGATGGGTTGGAGTTTAGGACCTGCTACAGGTAAGCTGGTTTCAGAGTTATTGACAGATAATAAAACCTCAATGAACATAGCGGCATTTAGTCCTAATCGCACATTTTAA
- a CDS encoding response regulator, whose amino-acid sequence MDILLIEDDLIEVMKLKRTVSKLNLKHSIIEAKNGEEALTYLRSGEKLPDIILLDLNMPRMNGIEFLAILKADELLQYLPTVILTTSENRADLLKCYQAGIAGYVIKPLKYEDYEYKLNAVLEYWNVNQLVKG is encoded by the coding sequence ATGGACATATTACTAATAGAAGACGATTTAATAGAAGTTATGAAGTTGAAACGTACAGTTTCTAAACTTAACTTAAAGCATTCAATTATTGAAGCAAAAAATGGTGAAGAAGCGTTAACCTATTTAAGGTCTGGCGAAAAATTACCGGATATTATTCTTTTAGATTTGAATATGCCAAGAATGAACGGTATTGAATTTCTAGCTATTTTAAAAGCAGATGAGTTACTTCAATATTTACCTACAGTTATTTTAACAACCTCAGAAAATAGAGCAGATTTGTTGAAATGTTACCAAGCTGGTATTGCAGGTTATGTAATTAAGCCATTAAAATATGAAGATTACGAGTACAAATTAAACGCTGTTTTAGAGTACTGGAATGTTAATCAACTAGTAAAAGGCTAA
- a CDS encoding heme NO-binding domain-containing protein, producing MKGIVFTEFLEMVESEFGLETVDNIIEKSNLPSEGIYTSVATYEFNEMVALITQLSKEVDLPAGDLIYAFGLYLFSSLKNAHPEVIQSYRNPIGLLYSIEDHIHVHVKKLYPEAELPTFKILEKTDNSISMIYSSSRGLYRLAHGLIEKAFEHFNGKADITYELLKEDGTEVKFDVVQHG from the coding sequence ATGAAAGGAATCGTATTTACCGAGTTTTTAGAAATGGTCGAATCTGAGTTCGGTTTAGAGACTGTTGATAATATTATTGAGAAATCAAATTTACCATCAGAGGGTATTTATACTTCTGTAGCTACTTACGAATTTAATGAAATGGTAGCGTTGATTACCCAGCTGAGTAAAGAGGTAGATTTACCGGCCGGAGATTTAATTTATGCATTTGGACTATACTTATTCTCAAGTTTAAAAAATGCGCATCCAGAGGTTATTCAAAGTTACAGAAACCCCATAGGGTTACTATATTCAATAGAGGATCATATACATGTTCATGTAAAAAAACTTTATCCTGAAGCAGAACTTCCTACGTTTAAGATACTAGAAAAGACTGATAATTCTATTTCCATGATATATTCTTCATCTAGAGGTTTATATAGGTTAGCTCATGGTCTAATTGAAAAGGCTTTTGAACATTTTAACGGTAAAGCTGATATTACCTATGAACTTCTTAAAGAAGACGGTACTGAAGTAAAATTTGACGTAGTACAACATGGATAA